One part of the Dermacentor silvarum isolate Dsil-2018 chromosome 6, BIME_Dsil_1.4, whole genome shotgun sequence genome encodes these proteins:
- the LOC125946109 gene encoding uncharacterized protein LOC125946109: MGPRVSEGQRETVLAFMEPHLQLALRSSELGPGFSLVDRRRLWQQLADVLNAEGPFVKTVDQWRKQQVYEARRDATAIAQEQISTGGGRAPGFRGRVLQLTGAVRFRGVTDLPYQEVSTLPA, encoded by the exons ATGGGACCGCGCGTTTCCGAGGGCCAGCGGGAGACGGTGCTCGCTTTTATGGAGCCGCATCTCCAGCTGGCTTTAAGATCCAGCGAGCTGGGGCCGGGCTTCAGCCTTGTCGACCGACgacggctgtggcagcagctggccgacgTGCTGAACGCGGAAGGGCCCTTTGTGAAAACGGTCGACCAGTGGAGGAAGCAGCAGGTCTACGAGGCCCGCCGCGATGCTACCGCTATAGCCCAAGAGCAAAT AAGCACTGGAGGGGGTCGCGCACCCGGCTTCCGGGGCCGAGTGCTCCAGCTGACGGGCGCGGTCCGCTTCCGTGGCGTCACCGACCTCCCCTACCAAGAGGTAagcacactgccggcgtaa